In a genomic window of Weissella tructae:
- a CDS encoding metallophosphoesterase family protein: MKFIHAADLHIGAAFSGIRQPNGLVASKLLNAPNAALNQMIQDACTQEVDFVILAGDLFATPQPDQQSLLQFRTAMMTLAEENIPVFAGTGNHDFGLREKLQSLVPDNVHLFADQGETFQITTLENNSVAVSGFSYNQRHLSTSLIPAFPQRDLSVDYHIGVYHGEQSGTSGQYAPFTIPDMLSKQYDYWALGHIHQRNLLHERPFIAYAGNLQGYHEKEVGAKGYQLVTELDGSLTPQFVAVAPVEWVKAEIEADDPQIVVESLRKAFMDVEAFQLITLNVLTNDQTTQQQILQHTFDVNYFRQSEDPFWVVDVHLENRGGSDLPTVDTEYWNQSYEAVFNEQNLYDLGLKTIKDPTLLAKLTNSAFMNSVSDKAKGIIQSVEEVTNENN, encoded by the coding sequence ATGAAATTCATACATGCAGCAGATTTACATATCGGCGCCGCGTTTTCAGGAATTCGCCAACCTAATGGACTTGTTGCGTCAAAGCTACTTAACGCGCCTAATGCAGCATTGAATCAAATGATTCAAGATGCTTGTACACAAGAAGTGGATTTTGTTATTTTGGCCGGAGATTTATTTGCAACGCCACAACCAGATCAACAATCGTTATTACAGTTTCGCACAGCGATGATGACTTTAGCGGAAGAAAATATTCCTGTATTTGCAGGAACTGGAAATCATGACTTTGGTCTACGAGAGAAGTTACAAAGCTTAGTGCCGGATAATGTCCATTTATTTGCAGACCAGGGAGAAACGTTTCAAATCACAACACTGGAAAACAACTCAGTTGCTGTTTCTGGTTTTTCGTATAATCAACGTCATTTAAGTACATCATTAATCCCCGCATTTCCACAACGTGATTTGTCTGTCGATTATCATATTGGGGTATATCATGGGGAACAAAGCGGGACGTCTGGTCAATATGCACCATTTACGATTCCTGATATGTTAAGCAAACAGTATGATTATTGGGCATTGGGGCATATTCATCAACGTAATCTATTACATGAACGTCCATTTATTGCTTATGCAGGTAATTTACAGGGATATCATGAAAAGGAAGTGGGCGCAAAAGGATATCAATTAGTTACGGAACTAGATGGTAGTCTGACGCCACAATTTGTGGCTGTAGCACCTGTTGAATGGGTTAAAGCGGAGATTGAGGCTGATGATCCACAGATTGTTGTAGAATCGCTTAGAAAGGCGTTTATGGATGTTGAAGCGTTTCAATTGATTACGCTAAATGTCTTAACAAATGACCAAACAACGCAACAACAGATTTTGCAACACACATTTGATGTCAATTATTTCCGCCAATCAGAAGACCCATTTTGGGTTGTGGATGTTCATTTGGAAAATAGAGGTGGAAGCGACTTACCAACTGTTGATACAGAATATTGGAATCAAAGTTATGAAGCCGTATTTAATGAACAAAACTTATATGATTTAGGTTTGAAGACAATTAAAGACCCGACATTACTAGCAAAATTAACAAATTCAGCTTTTATGAATAGTGTTAGTGATAAAGCAAAGGGTATTATTCAGTCAGTAGAAGAGGTGACCAATGAAAATAACTAA
- a CDS encoding YlbF family regulator, whose protein sequence is MVNIFDSVNAVEKDLRDTPQYKNLEEALKAVRANEEAAAIFARFQEAQVAINSAMQAGQQPDEAQIMDWQGIAKEMEAFAELKSLMETEQAMNQLLMQINNTITKPIAELYQG, encoded by the coding sequence ATGGTAAATATTTTTGATAGTGTAAATGCAGTAGAAAAGGACTTGCGTGACACACCACAATACAAGAACTTGGAAGAAGCGTTGAAGGCCGTTCGTGCCAATGAAGAAGCCGCAGCAATCTTTGCTCGTTTCCAAGAAGCACAAGTTGCAATCAACTCAGCAATGCAAGCTGGACAACAACCAGATGAAGCACAAATCATGGACTGGCAAGGAATTGCTAAGGAAATGGAAGCTTTTGCTGAATTGAAGTCATTGATGGAAACAGAACAAGCAATGAACCAATTGTTGATGCAAATCAACAACACAATTACAAAGCCAATCGCTGAACTTTACCAAGGGTAA
- a CDS encoding DUF5776 domain-containing protein yields the protein MSKLWLFGTYKWQGNPKALFMYMEKFMSDTHELVWIADTEEQAKDIQSLGYRATYMNSDESDGLFSNANVYVTENFRISYPKSLNSECIVFNLWHGVGLKHIEFGVHESSGVSKGITTKHVKNHKLFANNLKLLVTSDFMEEHFIEDTRLNETQIIRGDYPRNHVYREFGLSSYRHDLILGKVAKHANNILLFAPTWRDTADGTFKRLIPDVNLLNSKLEEANNFLIIKMHPHMISDESFQYAYSNKQHYKHILFWNDEYDIYEILDKIDVGIVDYSSILYDMLAVGVDKFIRYIPDYSDYTKNAEFIRDYKEYSVGTNATDFESLLDIISKSRFSVDEKKNKFLNAEFFDFSQKKALAIDELISNIDQSVPSNDPMPELHSFDIFDTLIRRNTLTPKAIFADVQQKMIDNQEIDFPRYLLNHYARVRVQVERDLRTVFPKTTLERQTDRTEVMFSEIFDRLADNFNLNTEQVNFLMESEIASEINSVEPIQYRIDELFSSKEQGNEVILISDMYLPSHVIRQMIVKADKRFLDIPLFVSCEEGATKHSGLLFEKVFFKLDYHFSKWVHYGDNKISDGKMPRRYGIQTINHDMESFINLEKYLVNNSPQEYQYAFNRVATAMQRYRASVVENADMSFDEKRYYAFSYVGTAFVSYIDWVIEDALERGYSTLYFLSRDGLFLKDAADVIIKKRGLKLNTKYLYGSRKTFRVPSFIDKVDDESFSEFGLFSDKIGKFSEIVEASQLSETVLLNAVPSLKSFYQKDNLEPHDIKLIREILKSSTTYNELLLEEAAEQRKIVTKYLAQEINVDESFAIVEFWGRGYTQDTLARLINNLSNEQIDTPFYYVRNFTSNKGTSIRHRFTTMPLNFAFFEPIFAQVPYESISQYEYDENGRVVPVIVDAPNEFSEAIQDGVIAFANAFSDLHSIYPVGFNRYLGELTYEYQTKAFADPYIANVFGNFKYSEAMHGQINSYAPKLSMKQITGVTRAELKNLTSNVFISAAKSPDDVRNKLGILTKKKFAPIQREFVIAPLTSFTNLTCENQKLLILKDQYIFADIHLKNVSKSTEMLRKHEIVDVLSIEWTNKGVPRLRLKDGYISANKKFVQLCEDMSRLKINGQQPLFSDVELTNPVNEAQDGDVLSIIRHEFIHGSEVFETPEGFIRISNETIGLDLVKGDTFERNDSGDRHQDNTERDFSDLSDPSNLLHEFIRVPMDTIISNRPAITSDSKVNKGSVVYGYVDEIINTDNGLIFLKINKQFVLYNGFKLNPVRFDIENFLNQISSGYVYANHNLNVYNSVNFKSTNKVKYVLKNTVLEIVGIDWTKNGTPRLKVANGYVTANKKNVTEYIGSGVQAKFTIGLSKLANGLINKFKS from the coding sequence ATGAGTAAGTTGTGGTTGTTTGGGACGTATAAATGGCAAGGGAATCCAAAGGCGTTATTTATGTACATGGAGAAATTCATGAGTGATACACATGAATTAGTTTGGATTGCGGATACTGAGGAACAAGCGAAGGACATTCAATCGCTTGGATATAGGGCAACCTATATGAATTCGGATGAATCAGATGGACTTTTTAGCAATGCTAATGTTTATGTGACAGAAAATTTTCGAATCTCATATCCGAAGAGTTTAAATTCAGAATGTATTGTTTTTAATTTATGGCATGGAGTTGGATTGAAGCATATAGAATTTGGGGTACATGAAAGTTCTGGTGTTTCTAAGGGAATTACAACAAAGCATGTAAAGAATCATAAATTATTTGCTAATAATTTAAAGTTACTTGTAACTTCAGATTTTATGGAAGAACATTTCATCGAAGATACACGTTTAAATGAAACGCAAATTATAAGAGGAGATTACCCTCGAAATCATGTTTATCGAGAATTTGGGTTATCCTCTTATCGACATGATTTAATTCTAGGGAAAGTAGCTAAACATGCAAACAATATTTTACTGTTTGCTCCAACGTGGAGAGATACTGCTGATGGAACATTCAAAAGATTGATTCCAGATGTAAACTTATTGAATTCTAAACTAGAAGAAGCTAATAATTTTCTGATTATAAAAATGCATCCGCACATGATTTCGGATGAGAGTTTTCAGTATGCATATTCGAATAAGCAACATTACAAACATATTTTGTTCTGGAACGATGAATATGATATCTATGAGATTTTAGATAAAATTGACGTTGGAATCGTTGATTATTCATCAATTTTATATGATATGTTAGCTGTAGGGGTTGATAAATTTATCAGATATATTCCAGATTACAGCGACTATACAAAAAACGCCGAATTTATTCGTGATTATAAGGAATATTCAGTAGGTACAAATGCCACTGATTTCGAATCATTACTGGATATAATTTCAAAATCACGTTTCAGTGTCGATGAAAAAAAGAACAAATTTTTAAACGCTGAGTTTTTTGATTTTTCTCAAAAGAAAGCTCTCGCCATTGACGAGTTAATTTCAAACATTGATCAATCAGTACCTAGTAATGATCCAATGCCAGAGCTGCATTCATTTGATATTTTTGATACGTTAATTCGAAGAAACACACTGACACCTAAGGCGATTTTCGCCGATGTACAACAAAAAATGATTGATAATCAAGAAATTGATTTTCCTCGCTATTTGTTGAATCATTATGCTCGTGTTCGAGTTCAAGTTGAGCGAGATTTGCGTACAGTATTTCCTAAAACAACGTTAGAACGACAAACCGATAGAACAGAAGTAATGTTCTCTGAAATTTTTGATCGATTGGCAGATAACTTCAACTTGAATACTGAACAAGTTAATTTTTTGATGGAAAGTGAAATTGCATCAGAAATTAATTCAGTGGAACCAATACAATATCGAATTGACGAGTTATTTTCTTCTAAAGAGCAAGGGAATGAAGTGATTTTAATCAGTGATATGTACCTACCATCTCACGTTATTAGACAGATGATTGTCAAAGCCGATAAAAGATTCTTAGATATTCCATTATTTGTGTCTTGTGAAGAAGGTGCTACAAAACATAGTGGACTACTGTTTGAAAAAGTGTTTTTTAAACTTGATTATCATTTTTCTAAGTGGGTGCATTATGGGGATAACAAAATTTCAGATGGGAAGATGCCTAGAAGATACGGGATTCAGACCATTAATCATGATATGGAGTCATTCATTAATCTAGAAAAATACTTAGTAAACAATTCTCCGCAAGAATACCAATATGCATTTAATCGTGTAGCTACGGCTATGCAACGATATAGAGCAAGTGTAGTAGAAAATGCAGATATGTCATTTGATGAAAAGCGCTACTATGCATTTTCATATGTTGGTACAGCGTTCGTTTCATATATTGACTGGGTAATTGAAGATGCCCTTGAACGTGGATATAGCACATTGTACTTTTTGTCTAGAGATGGGCTATTTCTTAAAGATGCAGCAGACGTGATTATTAAGAAGCGTGGCCTGAAATTAAATACAAAGTATCTGTATGGATCACGTAAAACATTCAGAGTACCTTCATTTATTGACAAAGTTGATGACGAGTCATTCTCTGAATTCGGATTGTTTTCAGACAAAATAGGTAAGTTTTCTGAGATAGTTGAAGCGAGTCAATTGTCTGAAACAGTTCTTTTGAATGCTGTTCCAAGTTTAAAGTCTTTCTATCAAAAAGACAATTTGGAACCACATGACATAAAATTAATCAGAGAAATCTTAAAATCATCTACTACGTATAATGAACTTTTGTTAGAAGAAGCCGCAGAACAAAGAAAAATTGTGACAAAATATCTGGCACAAGAAATCAACGTAGATGAATCATTTGCAATTGTAGAATTTTGGGGAAGAGGATATACCCAAGATACACTGGCAAGGTTAATCAATAATTTGTCTAATGAACAAATTGACACGCCGTTTTACTATGTTAGAAACTTTACATCAAATAAAGGAACTTCAATTCGACACAGATTCACAACGATGCCTCTAAACTTTGCATTTTTTGAGCCCATTTTTGCTCAAGTACCGTATGAGAGTATTTCTCAATATGAGTACGATGAAAACGGGCGTGTCGTTCCAGTTATTGTTGATGCACCAAACGAATTTAGTGAAGCTATACAAGATGGTGTTATTGCATTTGCGAACGCATTCAGTGATTTACATTCAATTTATCCAGTTGGATTTAATAGATACTTGGGTGAATTAACGTATGAATACCAAACGAAGGCATTCGCGGATCCATACATTGCGAACGTATTTGGGAATTTCAAGTACAGCGAAGCGATGCATGGACAAATCAATAGTTATGCACCGAAGTTATCAATGAAACAAATAACGGGTGTTACTAGAGCGGAACTAAAGAATCTAACATCAAATGTTTTCATTAGTGCTGCTAAGTCTCCGGATGACGTACGAAATAAGCTAGGTATCCTTACTAAGAAAAAATTTGCACCTATTCAACGAGAATTTGTTATTGCACCATTGACTAGTTTTACTAATTTAACATGTGAAAATCAGAAACTATTGATTTTAAAAGACCAATATATATTTGCTGATATCCATTTAAAAAATGTTTCTAAATCTACTGAAATGTTACGTAAACACGAAATTGTTGACGTATTGAGTATTGAATGGACGAATAAAGGAGTCCCAAGATTACGCCTCAAGGACGGATATATTTCGGCAAACAAAAAGTTTGTACAATTATGTGAAGATATGTCGCGTCTTAAAATTAATGGTCAACAGCCATTGTTTAGTGATGTAGAGCTAACAAATCCAGTCAATGAAGCTCAGGACGGAGACGTATTGTCGATTATAAGGCATGAATTTATTCACGGAAGTGAAGTTTTCGAAACACCAGAGGGCTTTATAAGAATTTCTAATGAAACAATAGGGCTTGATCTCGTTAAGGGTGATACTTTTGAGCGAAACGATAGCGGAGATCGACATCAAGATAACACGGAACGCGATTTTAGCGATCTTAGTGATCCTTCTAACTTGTTACATGAATTTATCAGAGTACCAATGGACACTATCATAAGTAATCGACCTGCCATTACAAGTGATTCAAAAGTTAATAAAGGATCAGTTGTATACGGGTATGTAGATGAAATTATAAATACGGATAATGGATTAATCTTTTTGAAAATTAACAAACAGTTCGTATTGTATAATGGATTCAAATTAAATCCAGTTAGATTTGATATTGAGAACTTTTTGAATCAAATTTCATCAGGATATGTTTATGCAAATCACAATTTGAATGTATATAATTCTGTTAACTTTAAATCAACAAACAAAGTGAAATACGTATTGAAAAATACTGTTTTAGAAATTGTAGGGATTGATTGGACAAAGAATGGAACGCCTAGATTGAAAGTAGCAAATGGGTATGTGACAGCGAACAAAAAGAATGTTACTGAATATATTGGAAGTGGAGTGCAGGCAAAATTTACGATTGGGCTAAGTAAGTTAGCTAATGGCTTAATTAATAAGTTTAAATCTTAA
- a CDS encoding PBP1A family penicillin-binding protein, translating to MKQYLQIAMAWLKKKWRRYQGGRWFIVITLLVILIISALGTLEAKTTDVSDLKARLQQSTIIYDENNNEAGSLAGHKGTYVELDAISPHVVDAVIATEDRRFYQEYGFSVPGMVRGGVTTVLNKVRGVNAAAGGSTLTQQLVKNAFLTQDQTLKRKVRELFLAIQVEQDYSKDDILTMYLNNAYFGRGAWGVQDAAQKYFGIDAKDLSVDQAAMIAGMLQSPGGYDPVAHPEAAQNRRNQVLQNMVNTDKLKQEDADTLKMNAVGASDHDSDNSTYNYPSYFDAVINEAINRYDISETKLLNDGYQIYTSLNQQDQENLQNNYENPNLDPLNGQAQAASVVMDAQTGGVRAVVGGRGEHVFRGFNRATQMKRSPGSTIKPIVDYAPALSRGFGIESKLKNEVTSFGSNRYTPHNAGEVTSEPVPMYQALEMSYNIPAVWLLDQMGAKVGYDAAKKVGLSVTEDDNNLSLGLGGMEKGTSPLELAQAYTSFANDGQMSEAHFITKIVDATGKTVVEHKDKKTEVWSKSVADDMTAMMLGVYTHGTGVSANPSGYKVAGKTGTTEVSGEGSTQANATDAWAVAYTPDVVVVTWNGFDKTNGEQNLPIMLSATAGPLMKATLEQVIPNTNQTPFTVQGIHEKISQAEEQEQNGLNKSVNDIGTQIQDGADSVMRSVESGARKVWDGVKGLFGS from the coding sequence ATGAAGCAATATTTACAAATCGCAATGGCGTGGCTTAAAAAGAAGTGGCGTCGTTATCAAGGTGGTCGCTGGTTTATTGTGATTACCTTGCTCGTTATTTTGATTATTAGTGCGTTAGGTACATTAGAGGCTAAAACGACTGATGTGAGTGACCTCAAAGCACGTCTCCAACAATCTACAATCATTTATGATGAAAACAATAATGAAGCCGGATCATTGGCCGGACATAAGGGCACCTATGTTGAATTAGATGCCATTTCACCACATGTTGTGGATGCTGTTATCGCAACCGAAGATCGTCGTTTCTATCAAGAATACGGTTTTTCAGTCCCAGGAATGGTGCGTGGTGGAGTGACGACAGTTTTGAATAAGGTACGCGGTGTGAATGCCGCGGCTGGTGGATCTACCCTAACGCAACAATTAGTTAAAAATGCCTTTTTGACGCAAGATCAAACGTTGAAACGTAAAGTTCGTGAATTATTCTTGGCAATCCAAGTTGAACAAGATTATTCCAAAGATGACATTTTAACAATGTATCTGAATAATGCCTACTTTGGTCGTGGTGCCTGGGGCGTTCAAGATGCTGCACAAAAGTATTTTGGTATTGATGCAAAGGACTTGAGTGTTGATCAAGCAGCGATGATTGCGGGGATGTTGCAATCCCCAGGTGGTTATGACCCTGTAGCACACCCTGAGGCGGCTCAGAATCGCCGTAATCAGGTTTTACAGAACATGGTAAACACAGATAAGCTAAAGCAGGAAGACGCTGATACGTTGAAAATGAACGCTGTTGGCGCAAGTGACCATGATTCTGATAACTCAACCTATAATTACCCTTCATATTTTGATGCAGTTATTAATGAGGCAATAAATCGTTATGATATCAGTGAAACGAAATTATTGAATGATGGTTATCAAATTTATACAAGTTTGAACCAACAAGACCAAGAAAATTTGCAAAATAATTATGAGAACCCTAATTTGGATCCATTGAATGGACAAGCACAAGCTGCCTCTGTGGTAATGGATGCACAAACTGGTGGTGTACGTGCTGTTGTTGGTGGGCGTGGTGAACATGTCTTCCGAGGATTTAACCGTGCAACGCAGATGAAGCGTTCACCAGGATCAACGATTAAGCCTATTGTGGATTATGCACCTGCATTGTCACGTGGTTTTGGTATTGAGTCAAAATTGAAGAATGAAGTAACGTCATTTGGTTCTAATCGTTACACACCACATAATGCTGGTGAAGTAACGAGTGAACCAGTACCGATGTATCAAGCGTTAGAAATGTCATACAATATTCCCGCTGTTTGGTTATTAGATCAAATGGGAGCTAAGGTTGGATACGACGCTGCTAAAAAAGTGGGCTTGTCAGTGACTGAAGATGACAATAATTTGTCTTTGGGATTAGGTGGTATGGAAAAAGGAACATCTCCTTTGGAATTAGCACAAGCCTATACAAGTTTTGCTAATGACGGTCAAATGAGTGAAGCACACTTCATTACAAAAATTGTGGATGCGACGGGTAAAACGGTTGTCGAACACAAAGATAAGAAGACTGAAGTTTGGTCAAAGTCGGTAGCCGATGATATGACTGCAATGATGTTAGGTGTCTACACACACGGAACGGGTGTCTCTGCGAACCCAAGTGGTTATAAAGTCGCTGGTAAGACAGGGACAACTGAGGTATCTGGTGAAGGCTCAACACAAGCCAATGCAACAGATGCATGGGCCGTTGCCTACACACCGGATGTAGTTGTTGTGACTTGGAACGGATTTGATAAGACAAACGGTGAGCAAAACTTGCCAATTATGTTGAGTGCGACAGCTGGACCGTTAATGAAGGCCACGTTGGAACAAGTTATTCCAAATACAAATCAAACACCGTTCACAGTTCAAGGAATACACGAAAAGATCAGTCAAGCAGAAGAACAGGAACAAAATGGTCTGAACAAGTCTGTGAATGATATCGGTACACAGATTCAAGATGGTGCAGATAGTGTGATGCGTAGCGTAGAATCAGGCGCACGTAAGGTTTGGGATGGCGTTAAAGGACTCTTTGGGTCATAG